The following proteins are encoded in a genomic region of Haloarcula salinisoli:
- a CDS encoding DUF7091 family protein has product MADDDARLERFISGTIRSVGNQLSEAKRAYSDGKRAAMAGLPRDDDGRARIVCRRHADRRAVSLDEAARPECFDPDHPDCQGCVEDIDDGTIETW; this is encoded by the coding sequence ATGGCCGACGACGACGCCCGGCTGGAGCGTTTTATCAGCGGAACCATCCGGTCGGTCGGAAACCAGCTCTCCGAGGCCAAACGCGCCTACAGCGACGGGAAGCGAGCCGCGATGGCCGGGCTCCCACGCGATGACGACGGTCGCGCCAGAATCGTCTGTCGTCGCCACGCCGACCGCCGCGCCGTCTCGCTGGACGAGGCGGCCCGGCCGGAGTGTTTCGACCCCGACCACCCCGACTGCCAGGGCTGTGTCGAGGACATCGACGACGGCACCATCGAGACGTGGTGA
- a CDS encoding replication factor A (Replication protein A protects and stabilize the intermediate ssDNA that is generated by the unwinding action of a DNA helicase at the replication fork. In addition, SSBs prevent the formation of secondary structures by single-stranded template DNA.), with translation MSETDLRTHAEEIHEQFSDQLDIDVDDVFERLDTLVNEYKVPATEARRSVVNTYLDEAGMERDQLGGGGGGNEQVDLADVDAPEEWVDIRATVVELWDPRADAVAQVGLLGDETGTIKFTKWSKSDLPELEAGKSYELRNVVTDEYQGRFSVKLNRTTTIEELDEEIEVGDDSVEVEGALVDIQSGSGLIKRCPEEECTRVLQNGRCSEHGEVEGEFDLRIKGVLDDGEEVTEVIFDEEATEKLTGITLEEAKEMAMDALDTTVVADEMRADILGRYYRVTGPTFGRYVLADDQERLTGTVDADELLIKARSI, from the coding sequence ATGTCAGAGACAGATTTGCGTACCCACGCTGAAGAGATACACGAGCAGTTTTCCGACCAGCTCGACATCGACGTCGACGACGTCTTCGAGCGCCTCGACACGCTGGTCAACGAGTACAAGGTGCCCGCGACCGAGGCCCGCCGGAGCGTCGTCAACACGTACCTTGACGAGGCCGGGATGGAGCGCGACCAGCTCGGCGGCGGTGGCGGCGGCAACGAACAGGTCGACCTCGCGGACGTCGACGCCCCCGAGGAGTGGGTCGACATCCGCGCGACGGTCGTCGAGCTGTGGGACCCCCGCGCCGACGCCGTGGCCCAGGTCGGGCTCCTGGGCGACGAGACGGGCACAATCAAGTTCACCAAGTGGTCCAAATCCGACCTGCCCGAACTGGAGGCGGGCAAGTCCTACGAGCTACGGAACGTCGTCACCGACGAGTACCAGGGCCGGTTCTCGGTCAAGCTCAACCGGACGACGACCATCGAGGAGCTGGACGAGGAGATAGAGGTCGGCGACGACAGCGTCGAGGTCGAGGGCGCGCTGGTGGACATCCAGTCGGGCTCGGGGCTCATCAAGCGCTGTCCGGAAGAGGAGTGCACCCGCGTCCTCCAGAACGGTCGCTGCAGCGAGCACGGCGAGGTCGAAGGGGAGTTCGACCTCCGAATCAAGGGCGTGCTCGACGACGGCGAGGAGGTCACCGAGGTCATCTTCGACGAGGAAGCCACGGAGAAACTCACCGGTATCACGCTGGAGGAGGCAAAGGAGATGGCGATGGACGCGCTCGACACCACCGTCGTGGCCGACGAGATGCGCGCCGACATCCTCGGGCGCTACTACAGGGTCACCGGCCCGACGTTCGGTCGCTACGTCCTGGCGGACGACCAGGAGCGACTGACCGGGACCGTGGATGCGGACGAACTACTCATCAAAGCGAGGTCGATATAG
- a CDS encoding SDR family oxidoreductase, whose amino-acid sequence MDLELAGNAVLCTAATSGLGRASAERFAREGCDVAVCGTTPAHVEETRAALDDIGDGDVLAVEADITDPDEVEAFVEETVETFGGLDHVVTSAGGPAPGPFIETTEREWYTAYDLLVMSVVWTTRHAYPYLKESDAGTIVNITSRSVQEVIDDLVLSNSVRRAVIGLMETQAREFAPEVRVNAVLPGAHETPRIEELVEAAVERGEYDSYEEGLASWSDAPLGRVGQPEELGDVVAYLSSARSSYVTGTALPVDGGSMRS is encoded by the coding sequence ATGGACCTCGAACTTGCTGGCAACGCTGTACTGTGTACGGCCGCGACGAGTGGACTGGGACGGGCGAGCGCCGAGCGGTTCGCTCGCGAGGGCTGTGACGTGGCCGTCTGTGGGACGACACCGGCCCACGTCGAGGAGACGCGGGCGGCGCTGGACGACATCGGCGACGGCGACGTCCTGGCCGTCGAGGCCGACATCACCGATCCCGACGAGGTCGAGGCGTTCGTCGAGGAGACCGTCGAGACCTTCGGCGGCCTGGACCACGTCGTCACGAGCGCGGGGGGGCCCGCACCGGGGCCGTTCATCGAGACGACCGAGCGCGAGTGGTACACCGCCTACGACCTGCTGGTGATGAGCGTCGTCTGGACGACCCGCCACGCCTACCCCTACCTCAAAGAGTCCGACGCCGGCACCATCGTCAACATCACCTCCCGGTCGGTCCAGGAGGTCATCGACGACCTCGTCCTCTCGAACTCGGTCCGACGGGCGGTCATCGGGCTGATGGAGACCCAGGCCCGCGAGTTTGCCCCCGAGGTCCGGGTCAACGCGGTGCTCCCCGGGGCCCACGAGACACCACGTATCGAGGAGCTCGTGGAGGCCGCCGTCGAACGCGGCGAGTACGACTCCTACGAGGAGGGGCTGGCGTCGTGGTCGGACGCGCCGCTGGGCCGGGTCGGACAGCCAGAGGAACTGGGCGACGTGGTGGCGTATCTGTCCTCGGCCCGGTCGTCGTATGTCACCGGCACCGCGCTCCCGGTCGATGGTGGGTCGATGCGGAGTTAG